The DNA segment ctgatggatgagtcatctcaccatccgtctgagtatgctcggcatgccatctcatctttccagcagtctgctctgattgatacaatcttttcaatctgtctgtaattggtaggtaccacatcctttggtacggtaccctattacgtccccgtccttgcggcttgaatcgtggcttcttgcagaatcgacattcttctagcttctcatcatctccccaatagatcatgcagttgtcgatgcaaacatctatcatctccgaaggcaacccaagactataaaccagtttctgaatctcataataagaatcagcagacacattgtcttccggcaaatactctttaaacaagtccgcccattcgttcatgcaactttcaggtagattgtgatcagttttaatattcatcattctagcagctaacgacaatttagagagaccttctctacaaccactgtaaagtggttgattcgccgcgtttaacatttcgtaaaacttttttgcatctatattaggttcttcatctccatcatgagctacgaatgcatcagctaccatatcatgaaccctatcataatctaccatctcctcctgctggtaactatgttcattatgcaaatgatgatcaaccggttctttttcctgaaaattgctattactactactagcttcattctgatcataattaaaaccttctccatgttgaaaccagatatagtaatttgccgtgaaacctctatttattaaatgcttccaaacattttcacggtttgccagtttcgaattgttgcatttccgacaaggacagaacatcttaccactttcttgggcgagcggtgttgaatctgcttgatgcataaatgtctccagacccgcaaggtattctttcgtcactctcccgttagcatctctatgcatatacatccacttccgcaactcgtaaatattcccggagccagccattttttttctttcacgttttttgttgttggtgtgtttaaaatgatgtttaaacatccatatttataggaaaattcgaatctggtagttgtaattttgctatgaatttacgacgaaaattaattaggtgggcaaaaaaaacgtgtaacacctataaagttggtggattcaaaaatttcctcgctaaatacacgtaaactattccctcgtaaataccacgcaaagtttacgtcgtatttacgaggaaatagtttttcctcgtaaaatactcgtaaagttacatccactttacgacgaaacagttttgtcgttacgttacgaggaaataacgatgattttagtttttcacgtaaattcgtcgtaaactcgacgcaaatttacgaggattgtttttcctcgttaattttcgtcgttaagcatgtgttttcttgtattgTATGTGCATCCCCTCCGtgcaaaaaacaaaagaagttgGATCCAGATATTGCTCGTGTCTATCTTTAAACGAACATCAATGCGTTGATTACAGGAAACCAGGATTAATGTTCATCTCTTGCagatttcaaaattcaaatccCATGCTGTGTTTGGTCCCAGTGACCTAAAACCTCACTCTATATTTTCTTACACAAAAGAATGTGTTcgttataagaaaatatttctaAATCTTTTTCTCTGGCCGACTTTCCTCCACTAGAGAATTCAGACTGATCATAACATCACTCACACCTACTCTTTATTCATCTCcattgctttcttcttcttcaagctaCAAAATCATGTACCGGTTGTGTGAAGAGCTTATCCGGTTCCAGCGGCTCATAGGGTACTTACATACTTAAGTTCACCTCTGGGGATGACATTTCCATATTAAATATCCACCACGGGAAGGCTATTGTACGCCTCACTATTCATATGAACAACATTATCATGTCCATGTGAAGTCCTAGAGTTTAAGACACACCACCACTAGCAAATCTTTGACATCTCCAACATTTTCAACTTTTTTCTCAATGCCCCTACGCTCGTTTCAAATTTTATGCCATTATTATTCATGTGAAAACTCTTGAGctctattttttaatattcatcaacAGCATGACTAACCTATCTTGGTGATAACCCTAGATTGTTTccttttatttcaaaatttcaaaactgtTTGTTGTTAACCGGTGGAAGTTCCCATTTACAGAATAAGCAAAACCGGAGATAACCACCGTGTGGCGATTAATTGTTCAACTATGGAGGTAACGTTATTAAACCCAGTAATATTTCGCCACGTAATATTTCATTTGCCACGTCAGGGTATGGGccagtaaaattaaaaaaaaaaaattacaactgTAAAACGATCTGGTCCCTTAGTTAAGGATCTTCTCTGAATCTCAGATGGGGTATGGTGGTAGCAGAGAACACAAGTTTAGTTTTGTCTTTTGCATAGTTGTCACCGTGTAGACGACGCCGAGCTCTGTTTCTGATGGGGAGCTTGGGGACGTTTCTGAGATATCCTGATGATGTATATCCTCTCTTGAAGATGAAAAGAGCGATCGAGAAAGCGGAGAAGCAGATCCCTCCCGAGCCACACTGGGGTTTCTGCTATTCAATGCTCCACAAGGTTTCTCGGAGCTTCTCTCTCGTTATTCAGCAACTAGGTACCGACCTCCGTAACGCTGTACGTTCCTCCttttctccctctctctctcaaaaaccATATTCGATACAAGTGTGTTATTGGCATTTTGTGAAGGAATCTAAATATCTGAACTTACATTTATTGTGGGGTTATAtaacaatttattatttatgtagaATCGGTGACATTGAATGTATCCTTGTGTGgggattattattattatatgtttatagtttGTGTTTCACTTAGTTCTGCCGATTGTTGTAACTTGGTTTTGTCGGATTACAGCCTGTTGTTTCTTAAAATTTCGTTTATACTTTGGTTATTACCGCTTGTGCTCTCATGAGTATTTCTTGGATCATGTAACGCGCAAAAAGGaggtttagattttttcttaaattggTTCCACATTTATTACTTCCTTCACATTGCTTGATCTTGCactatctcttttttttttttttttttgtcgttgtAGGTGTGTGTGTTCTACTTGGTTCTCCGAGCTCTTGATACTGTCGGTTAGTGTCTCTCAACTATATCTTCCAACATTAATATTGATTTAATGATGCTTCTCTAATATCTGCAAGACTGTCATTTGAGATACATCTTCCTTTGCCATGCTCCTGCGGCTAATGTCATTTTGCTTTGGTACTACAGAGGATGACACAAGCATACCAACTGATGAGAAGCTGCCCATCTTGATTGCCTTCCACCGTCACATCTACGATACTGACTGGCACTATTCATGCAAGTCTGAAGAGTCTTTTAATCTTTTTGATCTTTCACATCCCTTTGGTATCTTACTGTGTGACTTACAGATTTTACTCAATCCAACTTTAGGTGGCACGAAGGAGTACAAGGTTCTGATGGACCAATTTCACCATGTTGCTGCAGCTTTTCTGGAACTTGAAAAAGGGTTAGTCCTATTATATGCTCCTCCTATTCACTTCTGTtgtgttttagaatttttctgCTCACGTTTATTGATTGAGTTAATTTGTTGAAATTCTCTAATCTGCTTACTGGCAATACTAATAATTGTTATGTTCAACTTGAACTTTGGTATATGAAGGTATCAAGAGGCTATCGAGGAAATTACTAAAAGAATGGGTGCAGGGATGGCCAAGTTTATCTGCCAAGAGGTCtgtggtttttttttggtttctgtttCATTTAAAATCTTGAAATTTTCTAAACCCATTAGGCTGTTTCATGAAGAACTCAAATTATTTGTGTATTTATCTAGTAATCCCTGCAATACGCAGGTAGAAACTGTTGATGACTACGATGAGTACTGCCACTATGTTGCTGGACTTGTGGGTTTAGGTCTCTCTAAACTCTTCCTCGCTTCCGGATCAGAAGTTTTGTTGCCAGATTGGGAGCAGATTTCCAATTCAATGGGTTATTTCTTCAGGTACAACAACAGTGTATTATGACGTGTAGAATGTTTGTTCCTCAAATATCTCTGATTAATTCAAATAACATTTGGTCATATTTGCAGAAAACAAACATTATCAGAGATTATCTTGAGGACATTAATGAAATACCAAAGTCCCGCATGTTTTGGCCTCGCAAGATTTGGGGCAAGTATGCTGACAAGCTTGAGGTGCATTAATATACCCATTCTCAATCTCTCATCTTAGTACTGATGTTACCCATATTGACTATTTGCTAACAATGCTAATGTAGGACTTGAAATACGAGGAGAATTCGACGAAAGCGGTGCATTGCTTGAATGAAATGGTCACCAATGCATTGACGCATATTGAAGATTGCCTCAAGTACATGGCTGCCTTGCGTGATCCTTCTATATTTCGGTTCTGTGCTATCCCTCAGGTCAgagaaattaatataatatgattacaTCTTCTTTAACTGCGTCTGCATAGATATATATGTCTTGGAAGCTAATATTCGATTTTGCTTGGATGTGTTTCTTTGATAAGATCATGGCGATTGGAACACTTGCATTGTGCTATAACAATGTACAAGTATTTAGAGGCGTGGTGAAACTGAGGCGAGGTAAGATGTTTATCTTGAGTTTGGTTTGCACTCCTTCTAACACCAGCTTACCATTTAGATCCCAAGCTTTAAGTTTTTATCAACAACAATCTTGAGAACGTGTTAcaagcatttttttttataagtttctattGTTCAGGTCTAACTGCCAAAGTCATTGATCGGACAAAGACAATGGCTGATGTCTATGGTGCTTTCCATGATTTTTCTTGCATGCTAAAAACAAAGGTATGCCATCACATCCTCTTTAGTTATTTGGTTGTTCACTCGGTTATGTTTAGAACGTGTATTATATGTACATAGGTTGACAAGAACGATCCGAATGCCAGTATGACGCTAAACCGGCTTGAAGCAGTTCAGAAAGTCTGCAGAGACACTGGAGTCCTTCATAAGAGGTACAAaatatttgtctttttttcttctgcttTTGCGTTTGAAATTCAAAAGATGTCTCACTAAGAAACTAGTCCAGAAGAGGATAgaattatctttattttttggttttgggtttCTGATGAATCTTTGCCTCTCTTCCTCACAGAAAATCTTATATTAATGACAAAGGACGATCATACAATGTCTATGTAAGTCTTACATATTCCTCTTTTTCCATAGAAGTATATCTCTCTTTGTTTTAGTAGATACATTacttatcatcatcatcctcttttTCTCTATCCGGAAAATTGCAGATTGTAATGCTTGTGATTCTACTTGCCATAGTCTTTGCATATCTCAGAGCAAACTGAGTGACCAGTGATGGACAGTGCGATTCCTAGGTTCATTCTTGTTGGTGCCACTCTCTTTTCTTAGAACTAAATTCCTATTCAAGATTATTTCCAGAACAAAGAGAGTTTTATACTTGGTTTGGTCTAAACCCATGTACTTTCAATAATCATACCTTACCTTTCTTCATGTCATGTATCTCCCTTGTTTATGTTCaggtaaaaaatatatatactgccaatgattttttgttttccgGAATTCATAGTGGAAACTAAACTTTGGTTTTGAGTTGCACGTAGATAAATGTACAAGCACCAGATTCCAACATGAACATTTGCGTAAAACTGAACAAACACTGCCATGTACACGCACATTTGTACGACCAAAGTCTGAATAAATGAATCAATATGATGAAACAATATGTGAAAGTAATTGGACAAAAGTCTACACTTAAAACTCAAAAAGGATCTCTATTCACATGAGAAGATGATAGATACATAAAGGATTCAAATACAATATTGATATGATACCCAAAGATTGAACAACCTCTTATTCAAGGAATCCGCATCAACGCTTAACCTCATGAACATGGACTTCTGTTTAGCCGCTGAATCTTTTCTCTCTACAGTACAGAACACACACAATTCTTCTACAGAACCATAACCAACAAAGAGAACCACAATGTtaccttcaattttttttaagtctcAAAAGACTTCAGAGACTTTGCTAGCAAGAACTCGTTCCCGTCTTTCAATGTACTCATAAGGGAACCAACCCGCTTTGCCTTTGCATTCACCTTCTGCCCATCCGCTGCCTGTTACCTGACAGTGACCAACAGACAAATGTGTTATCACAcaattatgtgaaaataaaagAGACATTGTTGGTTTACTATCAAACCTTTCTAACAACAACGTGTTCACCAGTTGATAAGCTTAGCTCGACATTTGTCACACCGTGATATGGGAACAAGACCTGAAAATGTTAATAATATGTTACAGTGAACCAATATAAATCTAGATGTAGTTTCTCTTTCGCTTCTCCAATCAGAAACAGTTTATAacatttgattaataaaattctaATCCCTATATTTATTTGAAACTTTTACTATCAGTAAGTACACAAAGTTTTAACTCGCAAAGGAAGGTATCGGACATTTgtgagagaaaaaaacaaaagccgTAGATGACATTAAACGCTGAGTAGCATACCTCTCCTAAGAAGTAACTCATGCTATCTGTTGGCGTGGCATGCATGTGAGATGATGCAAACACTCCATTCGCTTCCTCATATGATGGTGGCGGCGGCATATTGTCTGTACTCGAGGGAGTAGTGGGGGCTTCAATACGTTGCCTCTCAGATACCAT comes from the Brassica napus cultivar Da-Ae unplaced genomic scaffold, Da-Ae ScsIHWf_164;HRSCAF=296, whole genome shotgun sequence genome and includes:
- the LOC125598170 gene encoding squalene synthase 1-like, whose amino-acid sequence is MGSLGTFLRYPDDVYPLLKMKRAIEKAEKQIPPEPHWGFCYSMLHKVSRSFSLVIQQLGTDLRNAVCVFYLVLRALDTVEDDTSIPTDEKLPILIAFHRHIYDTDWHYSCGTKEYKVLMDQFHHVAAAFLELEKGYQEAIEEITKRMGAGMAKFICQEVETVDDYDEYCHYVAGLVGLGLSKLFLASGSEVLLPDWEQISNSMGYFLQKTNIIRDYLEDINEIPKSRMFWPRKIWGKYADKLEDLKYEENSTKAVHCLNEMVTNALTHIEDCLKYMAALRDPSIFRFCAIPQIMAIGTLALCYNNVQVFRGVVKLRRGLTAKVIDRTKTMADVYGAFHDFSCMLKTKVDKNDPNASMTLNRLEAVQKVCRDTGVLHKRKSYINDKGRSYNVYIVMLVILLAIVFAYLRAN